From the Plasmodium vivax chromosome 5, whole genome shotgun sequence genome, one window contains:
- a CDS encoding MAC/Perforin domain containing protein (encoded by transcript PVX_089395A), which yields MDTPSDGSDSGNRIGSGDRFDRGDEPFSKYVGKGYDILFGYPLPNNELVEDPGFRNEIFDTRNSLDIISQVACHRDEYFSFIEGINDVAHLAMDNINVEDVNTSIIPFSASMPYKSYFADLEIGRKKYLVAQNSCVHKYVTYNLRDSTRHINREFLLETEKLPILEKKANGKDFLQGEYPHREGNQQCAGSIKPWMDFFQKYGTHLVLSAHFGGRSFNALEVSRRTMEEAKIYSYKYALGSVPSLDVFRAAWLQQGGPKRGGTEGSAGSVDGVDSVDGIDSVDSVASGGDDILNQPNNQLHDQPLNQPPRTRENALGGRAPSLDTRGGNQTFDGWNQLTYAVWKDSIYANLLPVHLELISLSSFMRTGKKESYDKALVYYNSLHGMNKERYYLSQDITDVLADGKQITGSAKGSLILSCPVGYVKSTGFILTYDTSERVRGGAAKGRDAAKIRVYPCLSRGEYDISCSHRNESDAVISFGWLYCVKHSFVKLETFYANGSNKSGGTSLEGKCPEGSSVAFGFKMKLERNKNFPSVKVKACPVGEAKCAISHTKANSDYLLWGFCAPRSFHSISSLQVTYIEESNVMNDVQGACSDMYKNKYDNIFLGFSFSFDNALGSVDVSPCAMKTKDCVHRVSRRAAKSYTGMFLLCRNDGGARREFSSPTRLAQ from the coding sequence ATGGACACACCCAGCGATGGTAGTGACAGCGGCAACCGCATCGGCAGCGGCGACCGCTTCGACCGTGGCGATGAACCGTTCAGCAAGTACGTAGGAAAGGGGTACGACATCCTGTTCGGCTACCCACTGCCAAACAACGAGCTCGTGGAAGACCCAGGATTTAGAAACGAAATATTCGACACGAGAAATTCTCTGGACATTATCAGCCAAGTTGCCTGTCACAGAGATGAATATTTCAGCTTCATCGAAGGGATAAATGATGTTGCTCACTTAGCCATGGATAACATAAACGTTGAAGATGTGAATACGAGCATAATTCCCTTTTCTGCCTCCATGCCTTACAAAAGCTACTTTGCCGATTTAGAAataggaaggaaaaaatacctAGTTGCTCAGAACAGCTGTGTGCACAAATACGTAACGTACAACTTGAGAGACTCCACTAGGCATATTAATAGAGAGTTCCTACTGGAGACGGAGAAGttgcccattttggaaaagaagGCGAATGGAAAGGATTTTCTACAGGGGGAGTACCCCCACCGTGAGGGGAACCAACAGTGTGCAGGAAGCATAAAACCGTGGATGGATTTTTTCCAGAAATATGGAACCCACTTAGTTTTGTCTGCGCACTTTGGGGGGCGGTCCTTTAACGCGCTGGAAGTTTCTCGGCGCACGATGGAGGAAGCGAAGATATACAGCTATAAGTACGCCCTCGGGAGCGTCCCCAGCTTGGACGTGTTCAGGGCGGCGTGGCTGCAGCAGGGGGGtcccaaacgggggggtACAGAAGGTAGCGCAGGTAGCGTAGATGGCGTAGATAGCGTAGATGGCATAGATAGCGTAGATAGCGTAGCTAGCGGTGGTGACGATATTCTTAACCAACCGAATAACCAGCTACATGATCAGCCGCTTAACCAACCGCCCCGCACGAGGGAGAACGccctgggggggagagcCCCCAGCCTGGACACCCGCGGGGGAAACCAAACCTTCGACGGGTGGAACCAACTGACGTACGCAGTCTGGAAGGACTCGATTTATGCCAACCTGCTTCCAGTGCACCTGGAGCTAATTTCACTAAGCTCCTTCATGCGCACggggaaaaaggaatcaTACGACAAGGCCCTGGTTTACTACAACAGCCTCCACGGAATGAACAAGGAAAGGTATTACCTCTCACAAGACATTACAGACGTACTGGCTGATGGGAAGCAAATAACAGGATCGGCCAAAGGTTCGCTCATTTTAAGTTGCCCCGTTGGTTATGTTAAGAGTACTGGGTTTATCCTCACCTATGACACATCTGAGAGGGTGAGGGGTGGTGCTGCGAAGGGGCGAGACGCAGCGAAGATCCGTGTGTACCCCTGCCTCAGTAGGGGAGAATACGACATTTCATGCTCCCACAGAAATGAAAGCGATGCTGTTATTTCCTTCGGATGGCTGTACTGCGTGAAGCACAGCTTTGTCAAGCTGGAAACGTTTTATGCAAATGGAAGTAACAAATCAGGGGGAACATCACTAGAGGGTAAGTGCCCAGAAGGAAGCAGCGTAGCCTTCGGgtttaaaatgaaattggaacgaaataaaaatttccccaGCGTGAAGGTGAAGGCATGCCCCGTCGGTGAAGCCAAGTGTGCAATTAGCCATACGAAGGCCAATTCTGATTACCTACTGTGGGGGTTCTGCGCCCCCCGGTCGTTTCACAGCATCAGCTCATTGCAGGTGACATACATTGAAGAGTCCAACGTGATGAACGACGTGCAGGGTGCTTGCTCCGacatgtacaaaaataaatacgaTAACATATTTCTTgggttttccttctcctttgaCAATGCACTGGGGAGTGTGGATGTGTCTCCTTGCGCGATGAAGACCAAGGACTGTGTCCATAGGGTGAGCAGGCGGGCGGCGAAGAGCTACACGGGCATGTTCCTGCTCTGCAGGAATGACGGTGGCGCCCGGAGGGagttttcctcccccacgAGGTTGGCTCAGTGA
- a CDS encoding hypothetical protein, conserved (encoded by transcript PVX_089400A) translates to MASARKSAPLVVYRWLRIAGMSSWGSRISDVANFRGVCTTSPRENAIGGKTERATSLNSTDAETTEAESPLRRRTPKLKKQVVLERANKVILSKLNLQIEELNCDQLMRYKNVKNVMTLREKKEVLSYLNSYLLRNNKAKYYILSALMFRIVSRMSSYQVKELIYVLHAYKENNFLSPFLMVHIMTKLSSEEMAQKMTLNEFLLLVDTLTVPLIMTNGFAQMVRRFICRHEEMFNCSDYFTVGYFLARNNLHNESVLNFIAQFYRNLATAEKLQQGESNNFAHYEGAFYGGEAKRGVTTVGTVLPNGKLTHLGKDIHRHFFILSKYGYTDVDLCSNLFRVAIAQCGSLRPLEISSILKSLQNMNYYNSCLFEVLVGNIRKNLSQYKTSTLMDCLNSLSYFNHVDDRLLTKMLVTLPRRILTYTANDFTKLIFFMNNFTAFSSYFILFVNKHILLFASSLSMLHLVTLLKIFAHQNLISQPILHLLNVKLEKFISSHSSSSCSEGTLIGEPRVQDTKRVTLKSLFEIIRIANFMSVRYPQLAHNCLESMFVLQSGYKNVPPEELKCMAYCCCYFVLVNDHYGDDSAVRLHKRISDIFSLLDASLVGGTQSGESNWYDERGGTLTKGHTHSKESLNLSPRGEGTNGSMEERVTTAYCKPDGIRDNVNGVKNQIGVHLYVMIMRTFLTEFMYHRSKDQVENFYNLWGEHMERLFFCKIDAVREYHHNDGVDTLKKLFPLMYYPHVDEALWKRVQMNKHFLSTYFVGPAREEKNQLSQSEHLRREFSYHQKSLNEMCQVLKDLPQTDYKFKLVKKINCNSVFLYIHYIFAKRVQSKGKVAILFGTQNYYYTTVGELYTGLNPPWGTNLLEEKRLTKEAIAQLHYFKLFFDKVYLVPSHLWENIDRGEKRRFFVTLLDL, encoded by the coding sequence ATGGCCTCCGCGAGAAAGAGCGCGCCGTTGGTCGTTTATAGATGGTTACGCATTGCTGGCATGTCCAGTTGGGGGAGCCGCATAAGTGATGTCGCCAATTTCCGCGGCGTGTGTACTACTTCCCCCCGCGAAAACGCAATAGGTGGAAAAACAGAACGCGCAACTTCACTCAATTCAACTGATGCGGAGACCACTGAGGCAGAGTCTCCCCTCCGGAGAAGAACACCcaagctgaagaagcagGTGGTGCTTGAACGTGCCAACAAGGTAATACTGTCCAAACTGAACCTACAAATTGAAGAACTCAATTGTGACCAACTGATGaggtacaaaaatgtaaaaaatgtgatgacGCTGAGAGAGAAGAAAGAAGTCTTGTCATATTTAAATAGCTACCTACTTCGTAACAACAAGGCGAAGTACTACATTTTAAGTGCCCTCATGTTTCGCATAGTGTCCAGGATGAGTAGCTATCAAGTGAAGGAACTGATATATGTCCTACACGCCTACAAGGAGAATAACTTTTTGAGCCCCTTCCTAATGGTACACATTATGACCAAGTTGAGTAGCGAGGaaatggcgcaaaaaatgacTCTAAATGAATTCCTCCTCCTGGTGGACACCTTAACCGTACCGCTAATAATGACAAACGGCTTCGCGCAAATGGTTAGGCGGTTTATATGCAGACATGAGGAGATGTTTAACTGTAGTGACTACTTCACGGTTGGATATTTCCTGGCCAGGAACAATTTACACAACGAATCTGTTTTGAATTTCATCGCCCAGTTTTACAGAAATTTGGCAACTGCAGAGAAGCTGCAACAGGGGGAGAGTAATAACTTTGCGCATTACGAAGGTGCATTCTACGGAGGGGAAGCCAAAAGGGGAGTAACCACAGTGGGTACCGTTCTACCAAATGGGAAGCTAACCCATTTAGGAAAAGACATCCATAGgcactttttcattttatcaaaatatggTTACACCGATGTAGATCTATGTAGCAACTTGTTCAGAGTGGCCATCGCTCAGTGTGGATCTTTGCGACCGCTGGAAATAAGCTCCATTTTGAAGTCGTTGCAAAATATGAACTACTACAACAGTTGCTTATTTGAAGTGTTGGTGGGAAATATTAGGAAGAATTTAAGTCAGTACAAAACGAGCACTCTGATGGACTGCCTAAATAGCCTGTCTTACTTTAACCATGTGGATGATAGGCTGCTCACCAAAATGTTAGTCACCCTGCCGAGGAGGATCTTGACCTATACTGCCAACGATTTTACGAAgctgatattttttatgaacaattTTACCGCCTTCTCcagttattttattctctttGTGAATAAGCACATATTGCTCTTTGCGTCAAGTCTTAGTATGCTCCATTTGGTAACCCTTTTGAAAATCTTCGCCCACCAGAATTTGATAAGCCAGCCAATTCTTCACTTGTTAAATGTGAAGTTGGAGAAATTCATTTCGTCTCACTCGTCGAGCAGCTGTTCCGAGGGCACCCTTATAGGCGAACCTCGTGTGCAGGATACGAAGCGGGTAACTTTAAAGAGCCTGTTTGAAATTATCCGCATAGCGAACTTCATGTCAGTGAGGTACCCCCAATTGGCTCATAACTGTTTGGAAAGCATGTTCGTCCTTCAGAGTGggtacaaaaatgtgccCCCAGAAGAATTGAAGTGTATGGCCTACTGTTGCTGCTACTTTGTGCTGGTTAATGACCACTATGGGGATGATTCGGCCGTCAGGCTGCACAAGCGGATAAgcgatattttttccctcctggATGCATCCTTGGTGGGGGGAACCCAAAGTGGAGAGTCGAACTGGTACGACGAGAGGGGGGGTACTCTCACTAAGGGGCACACCCACTCGAAAGAGAGTCTCAATTTATCACCCCGCGGGGAGGGGACCAATGGGTCGATGGAAGAAAGGGTCACAACCGCGTACTGTAAACCAGATGGCATAAGAGACAACGTGAATGGAGTGAAAAACCAAATTGGTGTGCACCTCTACGTGATGATCATGCGGACGTTCCTCACCGAGTTTATGTATCACCGCTCAAAAGATCAAgtggaaaatttttacaacttgTGGGGGGAACACATGgagcgcctttttttctgcaaaattGACGCGGTAAGGGAGTACCACCATAACGACGGTGTGGACACACTTAAGAAGCTCTTTCCCCTTATGTATTACCCACATGTTGATGAAGCGCTATGGAAGCGTGTCCAAATGAATAAACATTTTCTGTCCACCTATTTCGTGGGTCCCGCTcgggaggagaaaaaccaACTTAGCCAGAGTGAACACCTCAGGAGAGAATTTTCGTATCACCAAAAATCTCTCAACGAAATGTGCCAAGTTTTGAAAGACCTACCGCAGACGGATTACAAATTTAAGCTTGTTAAAAAGATCAACTGTAattctgtttttctttacattCACTACATATTTGCGAAACGCGTTCAGAGCAAAGGTAAGGTAGCCATCCTATTTGGAACGCAGAATTATTACTACACTACCGTGGGTGAACTGTACACTGGTTTGAACCCCCCTTGGGGGACCAACCTGCTTGAAGAGAAGCGCCTGACCAAGGAGGCCATAGCCCAGCTGCACTACTTCAAGCTCTTTTTTGACAAGGTGTATTTGGTGCCCTCCCACTTATGGGAAAATATTGaccggggggagaaaaggcgCTTTTTCGTTACCTTGCTGGATTTGTAA
- a CDS encoding MAC/Perforin domain containing protein (encoded by transcript PVX_089405A) — MGLKCYAICASALMLHLSVRCVSKSEDLFNPRLYTHNVDASEKEHLINYLGMTYDIIRGNPLGDPLYAVDLGYRRYVLRHKLSTRSDQEGEESAHPLTEDERNNQDGLSYTAFKRTNVKCSSGKEIHIINGLDDINEEYKSYKFEEQYDIHPFNASNYYKMLVGRINRGDSIIVQKEICVKYLASLSEGKGDLLDPFFLNMLTELGKNYQNVGGDKYKCDLQSYRNGKYSEDCLKAVTPWMTFFNLYGTHFISGVYYGGRVINNLFVENDYLTKGGRKIRLYTKRLSPFGGISRGGPHRGALFFGSVISSEKVRHIAERVVMVEGGSEEEVAPPAANGKVDPQRGKNGTTKKLHKKWKNSIKGSSAKPVKLILRPFSDFIESADEKNAYYKALEFYSNLTFANYNPYPFQLNRSEEDLYKMHIKRWNQYIDKNVNFNVTPKCKTGEKILSGFIMTNKIRLHDDHNVMHMCPPSRECSSGINIQSDRSFEFGWVLCGRENLQEIHQMKKLVQGNSTVITCPSKMKIGFGFSLTMQRGVHTNMHIEPCRSNVASCGVPPKVGENSHGFLWVNCLPSNKQLLLETLESKSFSEKMHLNDNALVRLECSRGKFIIAGFAVDYTASSVEDYLICPVGSSACELKVRVQQVRSQEVHAPLMFIVCSSL; from the coding sequence ATGGGGCTGAAATGCTACGCCATTTGCGCGTCCGCACTGATGCTTCACCTGTCGGTGCGCTGCGTTTCGAAAAGTGAAGACCTGTTTAACCCCCGTCTATACACCCATAATGTTGACGCCTCAGAAAAGGAACACTTAATAAATTACCTAGGAATGACGTACGACATTATTAGGGGAAACCCGCTGGGAGATCCCCTATACGCGGTAGACCTTGGGTACAGAAGGTATGTCCTAAGGCATAAGCTAAGCACAAGGAGTGATCAGGAAGGCGAAGAAAGTGCGCACCCTTTAACAGAGGATGAAAGGAACAATCAGGATGGCTTGTCTTACACAGCCTTCAAGCGAACGAACGTGAAATGCTCGAGCGGTAAGGAGATACACATAATTAACGGATTGGACGACATCAATGAGGAATATAAAAgttacaaatttgaagagcagTATGATATACACCCGTTTAACGCATCCAATTATTACAAAATGCTGGTAGGAAGAATTAACCGGGGAGATTCCATAATCGTGCAGAAGGAAATTTGTGTAAAGTATTTGGCCTCTTTATCAGAAGGAAAGGGCGATTTGCTGGACCcgttttttctaaatatgcTGACTGAACTGGggaaaaattaccaaaacgTGGGGGGGGACAAGTACAAATGCGATTTGCAATCCTACAGGAATGGTAAATATAGCGAGGACTGCCTTAAGGCGGTTACGCCCTGGATgacatttttcaatttgtatGGAACGCACTTCATATCGGGGGTGTACTACGGGGGGAGGGtgataaataatttgttcgTAGAGAATGACTACCTGACAAAGGGTGGTAGAAAGATTAGGCTGTACACGAAACGGTTGAGCCCGTTTGGCGGCATCAGCAGAGGGGGGCCCCACCGTGGCGCTTTGTTCTTCGGATCGGTCATATCGAGTGAAAAGGTCAGGCATATAGCTGAACGGGTTGTCATGGTGGAAGGGGGGagcgaagaagaagtggcACCCCCGGCGGCAAACGGAAAAGTTGACCCTCagagaggaaaaaacggcacaacgaaaaaattgcacaaaaaatggaaaaactcTATCAAAGGAAGTTCTGCAAAACCTGTAAAGCTAATTTTGAGACCCTTCTCCGATTTTATAGAATCGGCTGATGAGAAAAATGCGTACTATAAGGCCTTGGAGTTTTACTCAAATTTGACCTTTGCCAATTACAACCCATACCCCTTCCAGTTGAACAGAAGCGAAGAGGATCTGTACAAGATGCACATAAAGAGGTGGAACCAATATAtagacaaaaatgtgaatttcAATGTCACGCCTAAGtgcaaaacgggggagaaaatcCTCAGCGGGTTTATTATGACAAATAAGATCAGGCTGCATGATGATCATAACGTGATGCACATGTGTCCACCATCTAGAGAATGTTCCAGTGGCATAAACATCCAATCGGACAGAAGTTTTGAATTCGGATGGGTTCTATGTGGTCGGGAAAACCTGCAAGAAATACACCAGATGAAAAAGCTAGTTCAGGGGAATTCTACAGTAATTACGTGTCCCTCGAAGATGAAAATAGGCTTTGGTTTTTCCTTAACAATGCAGAGGGGCGTCCACACTAATATGCACATCGAGCCGTGTAGAAGCAATGTAGCGTCTTGTGGGGTTCCCCCCAAGGTGGGCGAAAATTCGCACGGCTTCCTCTGGGTTAACTGTCTGCCTAGTAATAAGCAGCTCCTACTGGAAACGCTGGAGTCCAAATCGTTCAGCGAAAAAATGCACTTAAATGATAATGCGCTGGTTAGGTTGGAGTGCTCGCGGGGGAAGTTCATCATTGCGGGGTTCGCAGTCGATTACACTGCGTCGAGCGTGGAGGATTATCTGATATGCCCCGTGGGGAGTTCCGCCTGCGAGTTGAAGGTTCGCGTTCAGCAGGTGCGCAGCCAGGAGGTGCACGCGCCGCTTATGTTCATCGTCTGTTCGTCTCTCtaa
- a CDS encoding hypothetical protein, conserved (encoded by transcript PVX_089410A): MVTAKKGKKFKRGVKKEGGKLAKGKETKPKTAKKHEEEIAQKTNIIAIKKSGMNSVFKSLCRDLAEVFAPYSVTLYINKLKNLTELKKKLKELSYKYTISIHISNQKLMYNITSNYTKLTLTFIIESFTNASVVRSKSPKFAFHNFSKFKPLLILKNFNNCANPEMLNYLIIIQNILKNLFPNINLRADGEHKSKRVILYSYNSADETIYFRQYVTNLRQRSVKEIINEAYRNDGLGEYNNMYNFLSNQMDLNSAKKEEENEMVEVGPRVSFKIFKIADQDKGTPKNCCIDVESKVGFSRENADFIYSMTNQK, translated from the exons ATGGTGAcggccaaaaaggggaaaaaattcaagcggggggtaaaaaaagaaggcggCAAActcgcaaaagggaaggaaactAAACCAAAGACTGCAAAGAaacatgaagaagaaattgcCCAAAAAACAAACATCATTGCAATTAAGAAAAGTGGAATGAACTCCGTTTTTAAGTCGCTGTGTCGAGATTTAGCTGAAGTGTTCGCCCCATATTCTGTAACTTTATACATAAACaaactaaaaaatttaaccgagttgaagaaaaaactgaaGGAGTTAAGctataaatatacaattaGCATACACATAAGCAACCAAAAATTGATGTATAATATTACGAGCAATTACACCAAGCTGACATTAACATTTATCATCGAAAGTTTCACCAATGCATCCGTGGTTAGGTCTAAAAGTCCCAAATTTGCTTTTCACAATTTTAGCAAATTTAAGCCTTtactcattttgaaaaacttcAACAATTGTGCAAATCCGGAGATGCTAAATTATTTAAtcattatacaaaatatactGAAAAATCTGTTCCCCAATATAAATCTCAGAGCGGACGGCGAGCACAAATCTAAGAGGGTCATACTATACAGCTACAACAGCGCTGATGAAACTATTTACTTTCGCCAGTACGTGACAAATTTAAGGCAAAGATCGGTTaaggaaataataaatgagGCGTACCGAAATGATGGCCTGGGGGAGTATAACAacatgtacaattttttatccAACCAAATGGACCTGAATAGtgccaaaaaggaggaggaaaacgaaatggTGGAAGTAGGACCTCGCGTTAGCTTcaagatttttaaaattgccgATCAGGACAAAGGTACGCCGAAAAATTGCTGCATTGATGTGGAGAGCAAAGTTGGCTTTTCGAGAGAAAACGCCGATT ttATATACTCGATGACAAATCAGAAGTGA